Part of the Intestinibacillus sp. Marseille-P6563 genome is shown below.
TTGAAAATCACGGATTTTATATTTAAAATTCTCTCAATAATAGCATGTCAAAAAGGTTCTCGCGCTGGTACTGGCGTTCGCCATGGCGTTCACCATGATGGCGACAGCTGGCGCGGCATACACGGACCAGGCCGACATTCAGGCGACCGAAGCCGTGGAGATGCTCAACGCGCTCGGCGTAATGACCGGCGATCCGGATGGCTCCTTCCGTCCGAACGACACCATTACCCGCGCAGAAGCTTGCCGTATGATCTATACGATTCGTACGAATAGCGATGATGCGTCTGCTTATGCAGACATGCAGACCACTTTCAAGGATGTACCGGCTGATGCTTGGTACGCTGGCTATGTAAAGCACTGCCAGGCTGCTAATATCGTATCCGGTACTTCGGCTACCACTTTTGAGCCGAACCGCGAAGTAACTGGCGTAGAGCTGGCTCTGATGTGCCTGCGCGTGATGGGTTACGACCCGGCCAAGGCTGACATCGGTGGCTCGACCTGGTCCACCAAGACCATCTCTCTGTCTACCGAAGCTGGCATCCTGGACGGTGTAAACACCACCATCACTTCGGCTTGCCCGCGTCAGTGGGCTGCTCAGATCATGTACAACACGATCGAGGCGCCTACCGTTCAGTGGTCTACCGATACCAATTCTTACAGCAAGTACTTCGATGACGGCAAGGAACGCGATTCCGTTGGTAAGGAGTACCTCAAGCTGTGGATTGACATTGGTACTCTGACTTCGGTAGATGATGATAACCTCACCATCTATTCGAACAGCAGCGATGCAGAAGATAGCGACAACAGCTATGTTGGCAACCATGACTTCACGAAGGTTGCAAACGACTATTCTTCTCTGCTGGGCCATAAGGTAAAGGTTCTGTACCGCGATGGCAAGACCAATGCTGTTATCGGCGTTTACCCGCTGGAAGATAACACCTCTTATACCGTAAACATGAAGGATATCGAGAAGGATGGCGACAAGGTCAAGTTTGACGGCAAGTCCTATGGCTTTGACGATGCTACCCTGCGTGTTGAAGTCCTGGATGTAGACGGTAAGGTTACTACCTCTGATGTGAAGTCGACCTACTTTGATGTAGAGGCAAACAGCAATGCAAATGCAGTTGCAGAAAAGACCGTAACTTTCGTAGATAACGATGGTGACGGCAAGCTGAATATTGCATTTGTTACCGAGTATGCATCTGCAGAAGTAACCTACGTTGGTTCTGACCGCATCACGGCTGACAAGACCTACAAGATGGAAGACCACAACATCTCGGAAGATCTGGCCAAGGACGATTTCGCAATGATCTCCTGGAACCGTTTCGACGATTGCAAGGACATTGCAAAGGCAGATGTTGTTGTAGATACTCTGGCTTCCTCCAAGGATAAGGGCAACTATCAGCAGTATAAGATCGGCGAAACTTGGTACAACATTGCAGAAAATGCAACCTCCGGTTGGGATAATGTAACGGTTGGCGATACCGTAAAGGCCTACATTGTTGCTGGCGTTATCGTTGACATTGACACCGATGACGGCACTGGCGCAATCCCGACCAATATCGCAGTTGTTGTTGGTTTGGGCGACAACTCGCTCAACGGCGACCAGGCAAAGCTGCGTTACTTCGACGGCACCCTGAAGACGGTTACTCTGGACAAGACTGTAAAGGCTGACGGCACGACCACAAAGGCTGTCAAGGGCTTTGCATACAAGGTTTCCGGTTCGGACAACAGCACCCGTCTGGAAGAACTGAAGGGTCAGAAGTACAACGGCTATGAGTACATTACTAAGACTTATGGCACCGGTGAAGCCGTTACTGCTTCGAACAGCAAGCTGAATTCGATCAGCGGTAAGGTTGTTGATGACAATGCAACCGTTATCCTGTACAACCCGAATGACGGCAGCTCCAAGAAGATCACTGGTAAGCAGTTCAAGGCAATCGACAGTGGTAATTCGGACCTGTTAGCTGATATGAGCAAGGCTGGCACCGCAGCCTTCACCAAGAAGGTTAATGGTGTAGAACGCGTGCTCCTGGCAGCGGTTGAAGTAAAGGATACCGATATCACCGGCACTTCGTATGATAACTACGGTTATGTTACCTCTGACGGTGCAAAGGTTTCGAACGGCGATGTCGAATTCACGATGTGGAACGGCTCGGAAAATCTGAATGTTAAGGTTGAGAGCGGTTCGGAAGACGATTATACCAAGGGCACTCTGGTTGCTTATTCCGCAATCGACAACGACTACCTCCAGGATGCAGAAGCTTTTGGCACGATCGAAGATCTGTCCAAGATGAGCAAACCTGCAACGGCTGCCGACCTCTACGTAGCAGCAAACCTGGCTGATTCCGCTACGGTTGTTACCGACGGCAACAAGGTTCTGAATGTTACCTCCAGCACGCATGTTCTGGTTGTAGATTCGGATGCAGACAAGGCAGACGAAATCGGCATCCCGTACACCGCTGGCAATAACCTCAAGACCGCAACTCTGAAGGAAGTTACCCAGAGTGGCGAAGTCTACCGTCTGAACATGGTTTACCGTGTTGATGGCGGCGGCACTTCTGCAGACGATGACGATCTGGATCTGCTCGTCATCGACAACACCGGCGCATTTGACTTCAACAAGCCGGAAAGCGGCAGCGCTGGCTCTGGCAACGGAGGTTCGACCTCCAAGGGTGACTTTACTTTCACCACGACCGACAAGACTGTTCTGGAAGTTAAGACCGCAGACATCCAGGCAGATGGCAACGTAATCTTTACGGTCAATGTGCTTGGCAATGCAACGGCAGCAAACACCACGTTCGACTGGGAAGTATTTGTAAATGACATTCCGGTTGCAAAGGGCGATGATGTTGCTGCAAATGCATCGAATTACCAAACCACCGGCGTTCAGGTAAAGGACGGCGCCAAGGTTACCATTGCGCTGTCTGACATCAAGGTAGAAGGTCTGTCCAATCCGTCGGCCGATGACATCAACAACGCTTTTGAGCAGGAAGGTGTCACCAACGTTACCGTTAGCGGCGATGTTACTGGTGCAGTCAAGGTGCCGGAAGGCAAAAAGCTGACGCTGGATGACAAGGCCGTTCTGAAGGATGCAACCGTAGAAGGTTCTGTTGTAGTTGGCGACATTGACGTAAGCGGCGATGTTGACCTGTCGAAGGCAGATGTTGCGTCTATCGAGAAGGTAGATGTACTGAACGGTGCTTCTCTGAATGTAACTGCTGGCAGCATTAAGGATCTGACTGCAGGTACTCTGAATGTAAACGCTGGCGGCGCTCTGAAGGTTGCAGATAAAAATAGCGACTCTTCGGCAACTTTGGTTGGTCCGGATACCGCAGAGGCTCGCATTCAGACAGCAGCAGATACTACGGTTTCTCTCGATCTGGCGAACGGCGCAATGACGATTGCCGGCGATGCAGAGATTCCGGCAGGCCAGACTTGGTACTCCATGCTTGGCCCGCTTGCCGCAGAGGCAGAGGGTCTGGTTATGGAACTGACAACCGGTACTCTGACTGTTAACGGCACATTGAAGCTGGTTTCCGCTGGCAGCAGCAGCTTTAAGGTTTCTGGTGACGCCAAGGTAGTTGTTGGCGCAACCGGTGTAATCAATGTGGCTGCAAAGGCAAGCCTGGATGGCAACAATGCTATCACTGGCACTGAAGGCTCTCAGTTGAATGTAACCAACGGCAGTGGTACTATCAGCAATGTTGCTGGCGTATCGGATCACTCTGAAGGTAACTACACCTGGAGTACTGACAAGTGGACTACCGGTGCTTGATTCCAATTCATTTCTGAAATGCCTTTGAGCAGCACGGAAATACTGCATAACAAGAAAGCCCCCTCTTTTGAGGGGGTTTTTCTTGTTACTTAAAGGCAATATACCGATACGGATTGCCACCTTTTGCATATTCATCCGACTCGCACAGGTAACCGGAAACTTGAAAACCGGTTGCTGTAACCGCTACATAAGGCGCTGCAACACCGGGAAGAGCAAGATTTGCCAAAATTGCGCTATACGGGTCACCATACTGACGGGCCATTACCAAAACAGCTTTTGGCTGAAAACCTAACGTGATTGTTTTGGAGCTGCCGTTGCCGGTGTATGAGCCGGTATAGATTTCGCATTTTGCCGCCACTTTGGTTTCTAGTGCGCTATCACCGCTCTGTCGGGCATCGCTTTCGTTTTTGAAAGCGGTTTGCATGGCTTCTTCATCCGCTTTGCTATCCAGTTCGCTTTTCACAGCAGATGACAGCATCTCGCGCGTGATTTCACCTGTGAAGGTTTGGGCACGGTATTCATCCATGCGATTTTCCAGGACTTTGCTGTCGTCGCAGATGCCGTTGAGTGCTTCCCGCAATTCTTCCGGGCAGGCGTCAAACCGGGCTTTCAGCTCGGATGCGGTCAACGTCGGGGTATCCGGTAGGTCGGAAATGCGGTTTTGAAAGGCGGAGATTTTTCGTTCGGTGAACATATTGAGGAGTCCTCCTTTGATTTGGGATTTGCCGCTCATAATAGCTGCCAAATTTACCCGATGTCAAGCCATATTGCAGGGTTTATTTCCCGGGAAAATTGCCCTCCCCTTATGGCTTGACAAAAACAAAAAGCCGCGGCTATTATCATCGCCATCACAAACCCGCGAGCTAGCGGGACAAGGGAGGATATGCAATGAACAAGAATTTTACCATTCCGGCATTTGCCGAGCCAATCACGAATCTACCGGACACGCCGACCTGCGAAGCAACCGAACTGAAACGCCGATTTCAAGCCCCGGTGGACGAAGTCCGCGAAGCGCATAACGCCCTGGCCAAAGCGCACGAAACGCTGGACGAAAAGGTCGAAGGCATTGTCACCGAAACCTTTGCTGGAGCGATTACAGAAGATATGCTGTCACATGAACTAAGCGATTCTCTAGCCCGGCGTAGTGATCTGTATTTTGGAACCTATACGGGAGACGGTATATATCCAAGGGAAATTACGTTGGGCTTTATGCCAAGGATGGTATTTATCACACGTGCAGATGGGTTGATTTCTTCCGCAGGTCAAGTAAGTCAGTATCTCGCGTTCCCTGTCCAAAATCCGAGCGATGATGATCTCTGTGTGATTCTACAACATGGTTTTCTTTTAACCAATACCCCTAATTACTCATTCTTAAATTGGATGGGAAAAAAATTTCTCTATGTGGCAGTTAAATAAAAGCAGCCCCCTCGTATGAGGGGGCTGCTTTTTTATGACACATAACATGTCATATTTAGGATACTGTAACCTCTACATCTTCAAAGACATAGGTGCTTGCACCATTCGGGAAGGTGTAGTTCTCAGCAGCCGTAACGGTTACGTCAGCTGTAACGGTCGAACCGCTCGGAATAACATAAAGCAGATCAGAACCAGAGGTCATTTCAACATCATCAACCGTGATCTTAACACTGGTAACAGTGTAGGAAGAATCGCCTGCAGTGAACATAGAAGCATCAATTTCCTTCACCTTGGTGGTGTCTCCAGTTACCGTGCCACTAAAGGTCGGTGCAGCAGACGTGCTTGCATCCTTCGGAAGAACTGCAAAGGTATCGGTCAGCAGAACGGTGTCGCCAGCCTTAACGGTAATCGTATAAGTGTCAATATTTGCAGTAGCGTCGAACTGTACAGTTACATCCTGGGAACCGTTGTTTTTCACTTCGAAGTCAACAGTACCGTTGGTAATACCAGTAGTGTTGTCATCACCGCCAGAAACGGTTGCCGTCAGCGTCTGCTTTGCAGCATCAGATGCGTAGTTGACAGCAGTAGCAGTATAGGTCAACGTAACCGTAGAATCACCAAACTTCATGGACTCTGCATTACCGCTCTTTTCAGCTGCAGTGATCTTCGGAGCATTTACATCATCCAGTTCAAAGCCATCAAATGCACCGGTGGAGTCGATAACCAGGACTTCGATATCGGTATCGTCAGAACCATCGCTGCTACCGTTTTCATCCATAATCCAGAACGCATTGACCAGATACTTGTCAACGTCGCCTTCCTTGTACTTGGAAGCCTGCGGCAGCTTATCGCCATAGGTGTAGTTCAGACCAATCTTGTTGTCATCACTTGCCTTGGAGTCAACAAGCAGGACGGTGGTGTCTGCTGTTACATTCAGCTGGATGTTGTCAATAGCAATGTAGCCAGAAGCATTGGACTCGTTGCCGCCACGATACATGTCGGAGTTGTTCATGTTCGATACAGCATCCTTAGCCTTTTCGATGGTGCCGTAAGCCTTAACGTCGTTGATAACGCCATCGCTAATGCTGGAGTAACCAACGAGCATACCCTTAACACGATCACCCTTGCTGTAAGAAGTATCCTCGGTGACGGTTACATTCTCAGAACCAGTCCAGATGGTGTACTTCACATTGCCGTTCGAGGTACGGCTGCCGTCGGTAACAATATAGCCATAATTGTCAGAAGACTCACCAATCAGGTCGGTGCTGCTGACCTGGATAGCTGCCAGACGTACACGAGTCAGACCGCTGGTTTCCTTGGTAAATACCGAAGTTGCAACACCAGTGGTACCTGCAAGGCCATCCGTGCTGTTGGACAGCGCGTTGTACTGCTTGCCAGAAATCTCCTTGGATACGCCGTTGCCAGCCCAAAGAATAACAACTGCATCGTCGGCAACCTTTACGCCGTTAATCATATCATCGTCTGGTGCAATGTTGCCTGCAGCGGTCTCGCTGCCGATGGTAGCGGTAAAGCCATTGTACTTGGTATTCGCCTTGGTATGCTCAAAGTTCATATCAGAATCCGAGCCAGAAACCTTGTATGCACGGCCTACAACCGGAGTTACGTCACTGTCGTCAGCAATGGTAACGGTCTTGGTCGTACCGTCAAAGTAACGCAGCTTGACCTGGTCACCATCCAAACCGCTGGTGCCCTTGCCAACTACAACTGCAATGTTAGACGGTACAGCACCGGTGCCGTCGTCGGTGTCAAGGTCGAGTACAACTCCGTTGTAAACATATGCCTTAACGGTGTCGCCGGTGGTGACGTCGGTATCCTCGGCCGCCATGTTGTACCAGGAGCCGTCCAGCTCATACTGAACATAGCCATCCTTTTCCTTGTAACCGGTCAGCTCGGTGGTCAGGATGTCGGCACGGACGATTTCATTGCAGTCGTCGTACAGGTTCTTGGACAGAACCGCGTAGTCGTCCTTAACAAGCTCTTCGTCGATGTTGTCGTCGCTCATGTCGTAGGTCTTACCGTCAAAGGTAATCTTATCCGAACCAACATAAGTAACTTCACCACCGGTGTAGGTGGTAACAATCGCGGTGTCAATCTTGCCATTCTCGTCCTGATCGACAAAGGTAACCGTATTCATGGAAACCTTGTTGCTAGCCGTGT
Proteins encoded:
- a CDS encoding S-layer homology domain-containing protein; the encoded protein is MAFTMMATAGAAYTDQADIQATEAVEMLNALGVMTGDPDGSFRPNDTITRAEACRMIYTIRTNSDDASAYADMQTTFKDVPADAWYAGYVKHCQAANIVSGTSATTFEPNREVTGVELALMCLRVMGYDPAKADIGGSTWSTKTISLSTEAGILDGVNTTITSACPRQWAAQIMYNTIEAPTVQWSTDTNSYSKYFDDGKERDSVGKEYLKLWIDIGTLTSVDDDNLTIYSNSSDAEDSDNSYVGNHDFTKVANDYSSLLGHKVKVLYRDGKTNAVIGVYPLEDNTSYTVNMKDIEKDGDKVKFDGKSYGFDDATLRVEVLDVDGKVTTSDVKSTYFDVEANSNANAVAEKTVTFVDNDGDGKLNIAFVTEYASAEVTYVGSDRITADKTYKMEDHNISEDLAKDDFAMISWNRFDDCKDIAKADVVVDTLASSKDKGNYQQYKIGETWYNIAENATSGWDNVTVGDTVKAYIVAGVIVDIDTDDGTGAIPTNIAVVVGLGDNSLNGDQAKLRYFDGTLKTVTLDKTVKADGTTTKAVKGFAYKVSGSDNSTRLEELKGQKYNGYEYITKTYGTGEAVTASNSKLNSISGKVVDDNATVILYNPNDGSSKKITGKQFKAIDSGNSDLLADMSKAGTAAFTKKVNGVERVLLAAVEVKDTDITGTSYDNYGYVTSDGAKVSNGDVEFTMWNGSENLNVKVESGSEDDYTKGTLVAYSAIDNDYLQDAEAFGTIEDLSKMSKPATAADLYVAANLADSATVVTDGNKVLNVTSSTHVLVVDSDADKADEIGIPYTAGNNLKTATLKEVTQSGEVYRLNMVYRVDGGGTSADDDDLDLLVIDNTGAFDFNKPESGSAGSGNGGSTSKGDFTFTTTDKTVLEVKTADIQADGNVIFTVNVLGNATAANTTFDWEVFVNDIPVAKGDDVAANASNYQTTGVQVKDGAKVTIALSDIKVEGLSNPSADDINNAFEQEGVTNVTVSGDVTGAVKVPEGKKLTLDDKAVLKDATVEGSVVVGDIDVSGDVDLSKADVASIEKVDVLNGASLNVTAGSIKDLTAGTLNVNAGGALKVADKNSDSSATLVGPDTAEARIQTAADTTVSLDLANGAMTIAGDAEIPAGQTWYSMLGPLAAEAEGLVMELTTGTLTVNGTLKLVSAGSSSFKVSGDAKVVVGATGVINVAAKASLDGNNAITGTEGSQLNVTNGSGTISNVAGVSDHSEGNYTWSTDKWTTGA
- a CDS encoding S-layer homology domain-containing protein is translated as MAFTMMATAGAAYTDQADIQATEAVEMLSALGIMSGDGDGSFRPNDTITRAEACRMIYSIRTNSDDASAYADMQTTFTDVPADAWYAGYVKHCQAAGIVSGKSATIFDPNSNVTGVELALMCLRVIGYDPARADIGGSTWSTKTISLATEAGILKNVNTTITADCPRQWAAQLMYNTIGANTVEWSTDRDGYSDKNDNGGDLDTVGVKYLKLYTNVGTLTSINGQNLSISQTDSDKADSDTTHVDFTKLSQDYSSLLGRKVKVMFRDEKTNDVIGVYPAESTVVYETYLNATELDGDKIKFDGKSYTIDDADSAAGVQINVIKDGATATKENISYFADTASNKVSMNTVTFVDQDENGKIDTAIVTTYTGGEVTYVGSDKITFDGKTYDMSDDNIDEELVKDDYAVLSKNLYDDCNEIVRADILTTELTGYKEKDGYVQYELDGSWYNMAAEDTDVTTGDTVKAYVYNGVVLDLDTDDGTGAVPSNIAVVVGKGTSGLDGDQVKLRYFDGTTKTVTIADDSDVTPVVGRAYKVSGSDSDMNFEHTKANTKYNGFTATIGSETAAGNIAPDDDMINGVKVADDAVVILWAGNGVSKEISGKQYNALSNSTDGLAGTTGVATSVFTKETSGLTRVRLAAIQVSSTDLIGESSDNYGYIVTDGSRTSNGNVKYTIWTGSENVTVTEDTSYSKGDRVKGMLVGYSSISDGVINDVKAYGTIEKAKDAVSNMNNSDMYRGGNESNASGYIAIDNIQLNVTADTTVLLVDSKASDDNKIGLNYTYGDKLPQASKYKEGDVDKYLVNAFWIMDENGSSDGSDDTDIEVLVIDSTGAFDGFELDDVNAPKITAAEKSGNAESMKFGDSTVTLTYTATAVNYASDAAKQTLTATVSGGDDNTTGITNGTVDFEVKNNGSQDVTVQFDATANIDTYTITVKAGDTVLLTDTFAVLPKDASTSAAPTFSGTVTGDTTKVKEIDASMFTAGDSSYTVTSVKITVDDVEMTSGSDLLYVIPSGSTVTADVTVTAAENYTFPNGASTYVFEDVEVTVS